The Bacillus sp. Y1 genome includes the window ATCTAAGGACAATGCGGATGCTCTGGAAACAATCATTAAGGATTTAAAACAGAAAGGTTATACCTTTAAAAGTTTGGATGAGTACACTCGCGGTGAGGCAATGAAGGATCCAATCTTTAAGATTAGGAAACGAAATAAATGATAATTAGTGATGCGGATATCTTTGATGTCCGCATTTTCCTGTGGTGTTTAGATTTTTAAAAAAGTTATTGTGTTTTATCTTAGAATTATGTAAGATATTCTTCGGCTTCTAAAATTTGAAGTCTCTTCAAAAAATAATTCGAATACAGAAGTTGACTTCTGCGAATTAAGATGATATAGTAATACATGTAGCCGACAACAACGACTTGAAAATAACGTTCAATAAAGTTTTTCGTAGAAGTTGACAACGGTGAAAAGACATTGTAAGATAATCAAGTGCTTAATTGAACCTTGAAAACTGAACAAGACAACAAACGTCAACGTTAATTCAAAGTTTTAACTTTTTAAGAGCTAATCTTACTCTTTATTGGAGAGTTTGATCCTGGCTCAGGACGAACGCTGGCGGCGTGCCTAATACATGCAAGTCGAGCGGATCTTTGGGAGCTTGCTCCCGAAGATTAGCGGCGGACGGGTGAGTAACACGTGGGCAACCTGCCTATGAGACTGGGATAACTCCGGGAAACCGGGGCTAATACCGGATAATTCTTTTCTACACATGTAGAAAAGCTGAAAGATGGTTTCGGCTATCACTCATAGATGGGCCCGCGGCGCATTAGCTAGTTGGTGAGGTAACGGCTCACCAAGGCGACGATGCGTAGCCGACCTGAGAGGGTGATCGGCCACACTGGGACTGAGACACGGCCCAGACTCCTACGGGAGGCAGCAGTAGGGAATCTTCCGCAATGGACGAAAGTCTGACGGAGCAACGCCGCGTGAGTGATGAAGGTTTTCGGATCGTAAAACTCTGTTGTTAGGGAAGAACAAGTACCGGAGTAACTGCCGGTACCTTGACGGTACCTAACCAGAAAGCCACGGCTAACTACGTGCCAGCAGCCGCGGTAATACGTAGGTGGCAAGCGTTGTCCGGAATTATTGGGCGTAAAGCGCGCGCAGGTGGTCTCTTAAGTCTGATGTGAAAGCCCCCGGCTCAACCGGGGAGGGTCATTGGAAACTGGGAGACTTGAGTGCAGGAGAGAAGAGTGGAATTCCACGTGTAGCGGTGAAATGCGTAGAGATGTGGAGGAACACCAGTGGCGAAGGCGACTCTTTGGCCTGTAACTGACACTGAGGCGCGAAAGCGTGGGGAGCAAACAGGATTAGATACCCTGGTAGTCCACGCCGTAAACGATGAGTGCTAAGTGTTAGAGGGTTTCCGCCCTTTAGTGCTGCAGCAAACGCATTAAGCACTCCGCCTGGGGAGTACGGCCGCAAGGCTGAAACTCAAAGGAATTGACGGGGGCCCGCACAAGCGGTGGAGCATGTGGTTTAATTCGAAGCAACGCGAAGAACCTTACCAGGTCTTGACATCCTCTGATACTCCTAGAGATAGGACGTTCCCCTTCGGGGGACAGAGTGACAGGTGGTGCATGGTTGTCGTCAGCTCGTGTCGTGAGATGTTGGGTTAAGTCCCGCAACGAGCGCAACCCTTGATCTTAGTTGCCAGCATTCAGTTGGGCACTCTAAGGTGACTGCCGGTGACAAACCGGAGGAAGGTGGGGATGACGTCAAATCATCATGCCCCTTATGACCTGGGCTACACACGTGCTACAATGGGTGGTACAAAGGGCAGCAAAACCGCGAGGTCGAGCCAATCCCATAAAACCACTCTCAGTTCGGATTGTAGGCTGCAACTCGCCTACATGAAGCTGGAATCGCTAGTAATCGCGGATCAGCATGCCGCGGTGAATACGTTCCCGGGCCTTGTACACACCGCCCGTCACACCACGAGAGTTTGTAACACCCGAAGTCGGTGGGGTAACCGTAAGGAGCCAGCCGCCTAAGGTGGGACAGATGATTGGGGTGAAGTCGTAACAAGGTAGCCGTATCGGAAGGTGCGGCTGGATCACCTCCTTTCTAAGGAAATATGCTTGCCGAGGCAATAGCTGAAGCATGCCATAAATACAGACGTGACGATTTGTTCTTGTTCAGTTTTGATGGTTTAATAAGGTTTTTTGCGACAGCAAAATAACCCTCCATCAAGTTGTTCTTTGAAAACTAGATAAAGTATAAAAGTCAAGAAAGAAACTGAGTATCGCCATTTTAGGTTTTCTCTCTTATATGAGAAGAAACATTATTAACCGTAGGTTAAGTTAGAAAGGGCGCACGGTGGATGCCTTGGCACTAGGAGCCGATGAAGGACGGGACTAACACCGATATGCTTCGGGGAGCTGTAAGTAAGCTTTGATCCGGAGATTTCCGAATGGGGAAACCCTCTATCCGTAATGGGATAGAATCTTTACCTGAATACATAGGGTATTGAAGGCAGACCCGGGGAACTGAAACATCTAAGTACCCGGAGGAAGAGAAAGCAAACGCGATTCCCTGAGTAGCGGCGAGCGAAACGGGATTAGCCCAAACCAAGAGGCTTGCCTCTTGGGGTTGTAGGACACTCTATACGGAGTTACAAAGGAATGAAGTAGACGAATCGATCTGGAAAGGTCAGTCATAGAAGGTAACAACCCTGTAGTTGAAACTTCGTTCCCTCTTGAGTGGATCCTGAGTACGGCGGAACACGTGAAATTCCGTCGGAAGCAGGGAGGACCATCTCCCAAGGCTAAATACTCCCTAGTGACCGATAGTGAACCAGTACCGTGAGGGAAAGGTGAAAAGCACCCCGGAAGGGGAGTGAAAGAGATCCTGAAACCGTGTGCCTACAAGTAGTTAGAGCCCGTTAATGGGTGATAGCGTGCCTTTTGTAGAATGAACCGGCGAGTTACGATTACATGCGAGGTTAAGTTGTGAAGACGGAGCCGTAGCGAAAGCGAGTCTGAATAGGGCGCTTTAGTATGTGGTCGTAGACCCGAAACCATGTGATCTACCCATGTCCAGGGTGAAGTCCAGGTAACACTGGATGGAGGCCCGAACCCACGCACGTTGAAAAGTGCGGGGATGAGGTGTGGGTAGCGGAGAAATTCCAATCGAACTTGGAGATAGCTGGTTCTCTCCGAAATAGCTTTAGGGCTAGCCTCATGTAGTAAGAGTCTTGGAGGTAGAGCACTGTTTGGACTAGGGGCCCTCATCGGGTTACCGAATTCAGACAAACTCCGAATGCCAAAGACTTATCCATGGGAGTCAGACTGCGAGTGATAAGATCCGTAGTCGAAAGGGAAACAGCCCAGACCACCAGCTAAGGTCCCAAAGTATACGTTAAGTGGCAAAGGATGTGGAGTTGCTTAGACAACCAGGATGTTGGCTTAGAAGCAGCCACCATTTAAAGAGTGCGTAATAGCTCACTGGTCGAGTGACTCCGCGCCGAAAATGTAACGGGGCTAAACGTATCACCGAAGCTGTGGATTGACATCTTAGATGTCAGTGGTAGGAGAGCGTTCTAAGGGCGTTGAAGCTAGACCGGAAGGACTGGTGGAGCGCTTAGAAGTGAGAATGCCGGTATGAGTAGCGAAAGATGGGTGAGAATCCCATCCACCGAATGCCTAAGGTTTCCTGAGGAAGGCTCGTCCGCTCAGGGTTAGTCGGGACCTAAGCCGAGGCCGAAAGGCGTAGGCGATGGACAACAGGTTGATATTCCTGTACCACCAAATTACCGTTTGAGTGATGGGGGGACGCAGGAGGATAGGGTAAGCGCGCTGTTGGATATGCGCGTCCAAGCAGTTAGGCTGATCACGAGGCAAATCCCGTGATCATAAGGCTGAGCTGTGATGGCAAGGGAAATATAGTACCGAAGTTCCTGATTCCACACTGCCAAGAAAAGCCTCTAGCGAGGTAACAGGTGCCCGTACCGCAAACCGACACAGGTAGGCGAGGAGAGAATCCTAAGGTGAGCGAGAGAACTCTCGTTAAGGAACTCGGCAAAATGACCCCGTAACTTCGGGAGAAGGGGTGCTCTTCAGGGTGAATAGCCCAGAAGAGCCGCAGTGAATAGGCCCAGGCGACTGTTTAGCAAAAACACAGGTCTCTGCGAAGCCGCAAGGCGAAGTATAGGGGCTGACGCCTGCCCGGTGCTGGAAGGTTAAGAGGAGGGGTTAGCTTACGCGAAGCTCTGAATCGAAGCCCCAGTAAACGGCGGCCGTAACTATAACGGTCCTAAGGTAGCGAAATTCCTTGTCGGGTAAGTTCCGACCCGCACGAAAGGCGTAACGATCTGGGCACTGTCTCAACGAGAGACTCGGTGAAATTATAGTACCTGTGAAGATGCAGGTTACCCGCGACAGGACGGAAAGACCCCGTGGAGCTTTACTGTAGCCTGATATTGAATTTTGGTACAGCTTGTACAGGATAGGTAGGAGCCTGAGAAGCCGGAGCGCTAGCTTCGGTGGAGGCGTCGGTGGGATACTACTCTGGCTGTATTGAAATTCTAACCCTCACCCCTGATCGGGGTGGGAGACAGTGTCAGGTGGGCAGTTTGACTGGGGCGGTCGCCTCCTAAAAAGTAACGGAGGCGCCCAAAGGTTCCCTCAGAATGGTTGGAAATCATTCGTAGAGTGTAAAGGCACAAGGGAGCTTGACTGCGAGACCTACAAGTCGAGCAGGGACGAAAGTCGGGCTTAGTGATCCGGTGGTTCCGCATGGAAGGGCCATCGCTCAACGGATAAAAGCTACCCCGGGGATAACAGGCTTATCTCCCCCAAGAGTCCACATCGACGGGGAGGTTTGGCACCTCGATGTCGGCTCATCGCATCCTGGGGCTGTAGTCGGTCCCAAGGGTTGGGCTGTTCGCCCATTAAAGCGGTACGCGAGCTGGGTTCAGAACGTCGTGAGACAGTTCGGTCCCTATCCGTCGTGGGCGTAGGAAATTTGAGAGGAGCTGTCCTTAGTACGAGAGGACCGGGATGGACGCACCGCTGGTGTACCAGTTGTCTTGCCAAAGGCATCGCTGGGTAGCTATGTGCGGAAGGGATAAGTGCTGAAAGCATCTAAGCATGAAGCCCCCCTCAAGATGAGATTTCCCATAGCGCAAGCTAGTAAGATCCCTGAAAGATGATCAGGTTGATAGGTCAGAGGTGGAAGCACGGTGACGTGTGGAGCTGACTGATACTAATCGATCGAGGACTTAACCAAAGATGCGTAGGCGGCTTGGTTAGTCCCGACAGGCATAAGACGAAGACTGTAAGAGGTCCTGACCTCTGAAAGGCTTTGGCTTATGACCCCGAGGGACTAGCCGCCGGAGCTCGTTTATGCAAGTTGATACTCATTCTTTTGACTTTGACTCTTTATCTAGTTTTGAAGGAACAACCTTCAAAATTAAAGTCTGGTGGCGATAGCGAAAAGGTCACACCCGTTCCCATACCGAACACGGAAGTTAAGCTTTTCAGCGCCAATGGTAGTTGAGGGTTTCCCTCTGTGAGAGTAGGACGTCGCCAGGCACCTGAAAGAGAGTAGTCAACATGACTGCTCTCTTTTTTTTATAATTTTTTTCGCGGAAGTTTACTTCTTTAGTCATTTCCTATAAGATGTAAGTAATACCAAGTCTGATTGATTGGAGTGATATAGTTGCAAGAAACTAATGTTCTAGCTCAGTTTACAGAATGGCTTAAACAAGTAGGGAAATCACCTAGCACGGTCTCAACATATCAACGTGAAATTCAAAAATATCAAGACTGGCTTCAACAATATTCGATTTATTTAGAGGACATATCACAAAAGGATGTTCAATCATATGTTTCCTTTTTAGAGCAGCAGGGGAAAAGTCCGGTAACTATTGATAAAATACTTGGAGCGATTCGTACCTTTGCAAAATTCTTAAAGAAACCTGATATCATCATTGATATAACTGTGGTTCCCGTAGAGAAAAAAGACGAAATTGAAGTGTTAACCACTTTTGAATGTGACCAACTTGTCCGTGAAGTAAAAAAGGATGGACATAATAGAAACATTGCTATTGTCTATTTATTACTTCATACGGGTATTAGAGTGTCAGAATTATGTTCTCTAAATAAGTCTGATATTGATTTCGAAAGAAATCTAGTGTTAGTAAAACATAACTCTACTGGTGAAGAAAGAGCGATACCATTATCTGATGAAGCTAGGGCTTATTTGGAAAATCATATAGAATTAAATCGTATCGAAGATGCTTTGTTTGTTTCTAAATCCAACGAACGACTTTCTGAGAGATCGGTTCAATATATGCTTAAAAAGTATCAAGTGAATCCTCACAAATTAAGGCATACTTTTTGTCAGCGGCTTATTGATAAAGGAGTTGCTTTAGAAATAGTATCTGAATTAGCAGGTCATAAAGATATTAATGTAACAAAAAGATACGCAAAATCTAGAATGAAGCAACTAGAGTTAGAAAAGGCCATTCAGAATACTTTTTCTAATGATACACTAGGTTAGGTTGTTTTAAAATATCGGTTCTGTAACTAAAAGCCATGTACGAGTGTACATGGCTTTTAGTAATTCTTATCAAAAAGTTGTTGTATTATGTATAGGAATTATGTAAGATATTCTTTGGCTTCAAAAATTTGAAGTCTCTTCAAAAAATAATTCGAATACAGAAGTTGACTTCTGCGAATTAAGATGATATAGTAATACATGTAGCCGACAACAACGACTTGAAAATAACGTTCAATAAAGTTTTTCGTAGAAGTTGACAACGGTGAAAAGATATTGTAAGATAATCAAGTGCTTAATTGAACCTTGAAAACTGAACAAGACAACAAACGTCAACGTTAATTCAAAGTTTTAACTTTTTAAGAGCTAATCTTACTCTTTATTGGAGAGTTTGATCCTGGCTCAGGACGAACGCTGGCGGCGTGCCTAATACATGCAAGTCGAGCGGATCTTTGGGAGCTTGCTCCCGAAGATTAGCGGCGGACGGGTGAGTAACACGTGGGCAACCTGCCTATGAGACTGGGATAACTCCGGGAAACCGGGGCTAATACCGGATAATTCTTTTCTACACATGTAGAAAAGCTGAAAGATGGTTTCGGCTATCACTCATAGATGGGCCCGCGGCGCATTAGCTAGTTGGTGAGGTAACGGCTCACCAAGGCGACGATGCGTAGCCGACCTGAGAGGGTGATCGGCCACACTGGGACTGAGACACGGCCCAGACTCCTACGGGAGGCAGCAGTAGGGAATCTTCCGCAATGGACGAAAGTCTGACGGAGCAACGCCGCGTGAGTGATGAAGGTTTTCGGATCGTAAAACTCTGTTGTTAGGGAAGAACAAGTACCGGAGTAACTGCCGGTACCTTGACGGTACCTAACCAGAAAGCCACGGCTAACTACGTGCCAGCAGCCGCGGTAATACGTAGGTGGCAAGCGTTGTCCGGAATTATTGGGCGTAAAGCGCGCGCAGGTGGTCTCTTAAGTCTGATGTGAAAGCCCCCGGCTCAACCGGGGAGGGTCATTGGAAACTGGGAGACTTGAGTGCAGGAGAGAAGAGTGGAATTCCACGTGTAGCGGTGAAATGCGTAGAGATGTGGAGGAACACCAGTGGCGAAGGCGACTCTTTGGCCTGTAACTGACACTGAGGCGCGAAAGCGTGGGGAGCAAACAGGATTAGATACCCTGGTAGTCCACGCCGTAAACGATGAGTGCTAAGTGTTAGAGGGTTTCCGCCCTTTAGTGCTGCAGCAAACGCATTAAGCACTCCGCCTGGGGAGTACGGCCGCAAGGCTGAAACTCAAAGGAATTGACGGGGGCCCGCACAAGCGGTGGAGCATGTGGTTTAATTCGAAGCAACGCGAAGAACCTTACCAGGTCTTGACATCCTCTGATACTCCTAGAGATAGGACGTTCCCCTTCGGGGGACAGAGTGACAGGTGGTGCATGGTTGTCGTCAGCTCGTGTCGTGAGATGTTGGGTTAAGTCCCGCAACGAGCGCAACCCTTGATCTTAGTTGCCAGCATTCAGTTGGGCACTCTAAGGTGACTGCCGGTGACAAACCGGAGGAAGGTGGGGATGACGTCAAATCATCATGCCCCTTATGACCTGGGCTACACACGTGCTACAATGGGTGGTACAAAGGGCAGCAAAACCGCGAGGTCGAGCCAATCCCATAAAACCACTCTCAGTTCGGATTGTAGGCTGCAACTCGCCTACATGAAGCTGGAATCGCTAGTAATCGCGGATCAGCATGCCGCGGTGAATACGTTCCCGGGCCTTGTACACACCGCCCGTCACACCACGAGAGTTTGTAACACCCGAAGTCGGTGGGGTAACCGTAAGGAGCCAGCCGCCTAAGGTGGGACAGATGATTGGGGTGAAGTCGTAACAAGGTAGCCGTATCGGAAGGTGCGGCTGGATCACCTCCTTTCTAAGGAAATATGCTTGCCGAGGCAATAGCTGAAGCATGCCATAAATACAGACGTGACGATTTGTTCTTGTTCAGTTTTGATGGTTTAATAAGGTTTTTTGCGACAGCAAAATAACCCTCCATCAAGTTGTTCTTTGAAAACTAGATAAAGTATAAAAGTCAAGAAAGAAACTGAGTATCGCCATTTTAGGTTTTCTCTCTTATATGAGAAGAAACATTATTAACCGTAGGTTAAGTTAGAAAGGGCGCACGGTGGATGCCTTGGCACTAGGAGCCGATGAAGGACGGGACTAACACCGATATGCTTCGGGGAGCTGTAAGTAAGCTTTGATCCGGAGATTTCCGAATGGGGAAACCCTCTATCCGTAATGGGATAGAATCTTTACCTGAATACATAGGGTATTGAAGGCAGACCCGGGGAACTGAAACATCTAAGTACCCGGAGGAAGAGAAAGCAAACGCGATTCCCTGAGTAGCGGCGAGCGAAACGGGATTAGCCCAAACCAAGAGGCTTGCCTCTTGGGGTTGTAGGACACTCTATACGGAGTTACAAAGGAATGAAGTAGACGAATCGATCTGGAAAGATCAGTCATAGAAGGTAACAACCCTGTAGTTGAAACTTCGTTCCCTCTTGAGTGGATCCTGAGTACGGCGGAACACGTGAAATTCCGTCGGAAGCAGGGAGGACCATCTCCCAAGGCTAAATACTACCTAGTGACCGATAGTGAACCAGTACCGTGAGGGAAAGGTGAAAAGCACCCCGGAAGGGGAGTGAAAGAGATCCTGAAACCGTGTGCCTACAAGTAGTTAGAGCCCGTTAATGGGTGATAGCGTGCCTTTTGTAGAATGAACCGGCGAGTTACGATTACATGCGAGGTTAAGTTGTGAAGACGGAGCCGTAGCGAAAGCGAGTCTGAATAGGGCGCTTTAGTATGTGGTCGTAGACCCGAAACCAGGTGATCTACCCATGTCCAGGGTGAAGTCCAGGTAACACTGGATGGAGGCCCGAACCCACGCACGTTGAAAAGTGCGGGGATGAGGTGTGGGTAGCGGAGAAATTCCAATCGAACTTGGAGATAGCTGGTTCTCTCCGAAATAGCTTTAGGGCTAGCCTCATGTAGTAAGAGTCTTGGAGGTAGAGCACTGTTTGGACTAGGGGCCCTCATCGGGTTACCGAATTCAGACAAACTCCGAATGCCAAAGACTTATCCATGGGAGTCAGACTGCGAGTGATAAGATCCGTAGTCGAAAGGGAAACAGCCCAGACCACCAGCTAAGGTCCCAAAGTATACGTTAAGTGGCAAAGGATGTGGAGTTGCTTAGACAACCAGGATGTTGGCTTAGAAGCAGCCACCATTTAAAGAGTGCGTAATAGCTCACTGGTCGAGTGACTCCGCGCCGAAAATGTAACGGGGCTAAACGTATCACCGAAGCTGTGGATTGACATCTTAGATGTCAGTGGTAGGAGAGCGTTCTAAGGGCGTTGAAGCTAGACCGGAAGGACTGGTGGAGCGCTTAGAAGTGAGAATGCCGGTATGAGTAGCGAAAGATGGGTGAGAATCCCATCCACCGAATGCCTAAGGTTTCCTGAGGAAGGCTCGTCCGCTCAGGGTTAGTCGGGACCTAAGCCGAGGCCGAAAGGCGTAGGCGATGGACAACAGGTTGATATTCCTGTACCACCAAATTACCGTTTGAGTGATGGGGGGACGCAGGAGGATAGGGTAAGCGCGCTGTTGGATATGCGCGTCCAAGCAGTTAGGCTGATCGCGAGGCAAATCCCGTGATCATAAGGCTGAGCTGTGATGGCGAGGGAAATATAGTACCGAAGTTCCTGATTCCACACTGCCAAGAAAAGCCTCTAGCGAGGTAACAGGTGCCCGTACCGCAAACCGACACAGGTAGGCGAGGAGAGAATCCTAAGGTGAGCGAGAGAACTCTCGTTAAGGAACTCGGCAAAATGACCCCGTAACTTCGGGAGAAGGGGTGCTCTTCAGGGTGAATAGCCCAGAAGAGCCGCAGTGAATAGGCCCAGGCGACTGTTTAGCAAAAACACAGGTCTCTGCGAAGCCGCAAGGCGAAGTATAGGGGCTGACGCCTGCCCGGTGCTGGAAGGTTAAGAGGAGGGGTTAGCTTACGCGAAGCTCTGAATCGAAGCCCCAGTAAACGGCGGCCGTAACTATAACGGTCCTAAGGTAGCGAAATTCCTTGTCGGGTAAGTTCCGACCCGCACGAAAGGCGTAACGATCTGGGCACTGTCTCAACGAGAGACTCGGTGAAATTATAGTACCTGTGAAGATGCAGGTTACCCGCGACAGGACGGAAAGACCCCGTGGAGCTTTACTGTAGCCTGATATTGAATTTTGGTACAGCTTGTACAGGATAGGTAGGAGCCTGAGAAGCCGGAGCGCTAGCTTCGGTGGAGGCGTCGGTGGGATACTACTCTGGCTGTATTGAAATTCTAACCCTCACCCCTGATCGGGGTGGGAGACAGTGTCAGGTGGGCAGTTTGACTGGGGCGGTCGCCTCCTAAAAAGTAACGGAGGCGCCCAAAGGTTCCCTCAGAATGGTTGGAAATCATTCGTAGAGTGTAAAGGCACAAGGGAGCTTGACTGCGAGACCTACAAGTCGAGCAGGGACGAAAGTCGGGCTTAGTGATCCGGTGGTTCCGCATGGAAGGGCCATCGCTCAACGGATAAAAGCTACCCCGGGGATAACAGGCTTATCTCCCCCAAGAGTCCACATCGACGGGGAGGTTTGGCACCTCGATGTCGGCTCATCGCATCCTGGGGCTGTAGTCGGTCCCAAGGGTTGGGCTGTTCGCCCATTAAAGCGGTACGCGAGCTGGGTTCAGAACGTCGTGAGACAGTTCGGTCCCTATCCGTCGTGGGCGTAGGAAATTTGAGAGGAGCTGTCCTTAGTACGAGAGGACCGGGATGGACGCACCGCTGGTGTACCAGTTGTCTTGCCAAAGGCATCGCTGGGTAGCTATGTGCGGAAGGGATAAGTGCTGAAAGCATCTAAGCATGAAGCCCCCCTCAAGATGAGATTTCCCATAGCGCAAGCTAGTAAGATCCCTGAAAGATGATCAGGTTGATAGGTCAGAGGTGGAAGCGCGGTGACGTGTGGAGCTGACTGATACTAATCGATCGAGGACTTAATCTAAGATGCGTAACTCGATTACGCAAATGATACTCATTCTTTTGACTTTGACTCTTTATCTAGTTTTGAAGGAACAACCTTCAAAATTAAAAGTCTGGTGGCGATAGCGAAAAGGTCACACCCGTTCCCATACCGAACACGGAAGTTAAGCTTTTCAGCGCCAATGGTAGTTGAGGGTTTCCCTCTGTGAGAGTAGGACGTCGCCAGGCACCTATAAAGAGAGTAGTCATGTGACTACTCTCTTTGTTTATGACATGACTTCCCCCTTAGGATTTTTCTATATTACCTATAAAATGCTATACTTACAGAAAAAACAAGGGGACGGGACAAACTATGGAGAGAATACGTATAAAAGGACCATACAACTTTGATCAAGTACTATACAGACTTGCATTAGATCCATTAAATCAAATAGATCTACAGGAACGCACGGTTAAAGTTCCCCTCATCGTCAACGGAGACAAGCAAGTTGTAAAAGTAACAGCAACTGGTACAACTGAAGAGCCTTCATTTGAATTGAGTGGTAAGACTAGTGAGACTGTTATCGCTCGTTTACGGGGAATCTTCCAATGGGATCAACCTTTAGATGATATTCACACCCATTTTCGTAACACAGATTTAGCCCCGATTTTTAAAGAGCATGTGGGAACTCCTCTGGTTTTAGACTTTGATCCTTACAACTGCTTATTAAAATGCATCGTTCATCAGCAACTCAACCTGAAGTTTGCCCACACATTAACTCAGCGATTTGTCACAACCTTTGGCTCAGAAAAAGACGGAGCTTACTTTTACCCAGATCCAGAAAAATTGGCCAGTGTAAAAATTGAGGAGCTACGTGAGCTTCAATTTAGTGGCCGTAAAGCGGAATATGCGATTGGTGTGGCACAAGCGATTGTAGAGGGGATATTAGAGCTTCATAAGTTGCATGAAAAGTCAGATGATGAGATTATGGAAGAGCTCGTCAAATTAAAGGGCATCGGTCCATGGACCGTACAAAATTTCCTCATGTTTGGACTCGGTCGACCAAATCTCTTCCCAATTGCTGATATCGGTTTACAAAATGCACTCAAAAAACTATACAATATGGACCGAAAGCCGACGAAGGAAGAAATGGAAGGCTACAAACCAAGCTGGGAGCCATACGCAAGCTACGCTTCTCTTTACTTGTGGAGAAGTATCGAATAATAGATGGAGTGAACACAATGAAACAGGAGCAATCTGTAAGAATAACTGAAAAACAAACCTTTCCACTGACAATTAAGAGACTCGGTATCAATGGGGAAGGAGTAGGCTACTTTAAAAAGCAAGTCGTATTCGTACCAGGTGCTC containing:
- a CDS encoding tyrosine-type recombinase/integrase; translation: MQETNVLAQFTEWLKQVGKSPSTVSTYQREIQKYQDWLQQYSIYLEDISQKDVQSYVSFLEQQGKSPVTIDKILGAIRTFAKFLKKPDIIIDITVVPVEKKDEIEVLTTFECDQLVREVKKDGHNRNIAIVYLLLHTGIRVSELCSLNKSDIDFERNLVLVKHNSTGEERAIPLSDEARAYLENHIELNRIEDALFVSKSNERLSERSVQYMLKKYQVNPHKLRHTFCQRLIDKGVALEIVSELAGHKDINVTKRYAKSRMKQLELEKAIQNTFSNDTLG
- a CDS encoding DNA-3-methyladenine glycosylase family protein, giving the protein MERIRIKGPYNFDQVLYRLALDPLNQIDLQERTVKVPLIVNGDKQVVKVTATGTTEEPSFELSGKTSETVIARLRGIFQWDQPLDDIHTHFRNTDLAPIFKEHVGTPLVLDFDPYNCLLKCIVHQQLNLKFAHTLTQRFVTTFGSEKDGAYFYPDPEKLASVKIEELRELQFSGRKAEYAIGVAQAIVEGILELHKLHEKSDDEIMEELVKLKGIGPWTVQNFLMFGLGRPNLFPIADIGLQNALKKLYNMDRKPTKEEMEGYKPSWEPYASYASLYLWRSIE